The following proteins are co-located in the [Pasteurella] mairii genome:
- the hexD gene encoding protein HexD encodes MNRLISKLVSGSLLSMLIACSSLPTSGPSYSAVADMNDSSTFPKVNLVELNSQVVETLCQVRKNQLFSGFGGLQNSGIYAETANVGDVLEISIWEAPPAVLFGRTLSMEGEGRGHLTQLPPQTVAANGTVSVPFVGNITVAGKTPQVIQAQIVASLARKANQPQVLVRIVNNTSSDVTVIRQGSAIHMPLTSAGERVLDAVSAVGGSPADVQDVTIQLTRGTQVKTLSFETLISDPMQNILLRAGDVVSLLTTPYSFTGLGAVGQNQQVRFSTRGLTLAEAIGKMGGLIDSRSDPRGVFVFRHIPFSQLDLAQQQVWISRGYSVGMDIPTIYRVDLLDPNAMFLLQRFPMQDRDIVYVSNAPLAEFQKFLRMIFSITSPVLSTTNSVNNL; translated from the coding sequence ATGAATAGATTGATTTCAAAATTGGTCTCCGGATCTTTGCTCTCTATGCTAATAGCCTGTTCCTCTCTCCCTACTTCTGGTCCTAGTTATAGTGCAGTTGCTGATATGAATGATAGCTCAACCTTTCCTAAGGTCAACTTGGTTGAGTTGAATAGCCAAGTTGTTGAGACGTTGTGTCAGGTGAGGAAGAATCAACTTTTCTCCGGGTTTGGTGGTTTGCAGAATAGTGGGATTTACGCAGAGACGGCAAATGTAGGCGATGTTTTGGAAATTTCTATTTGGGAGGCTCCTCCAGCGGTGCTTTTTGGCAGGACGCTTTCGATGGAAGGAGAAGGGAGAGGACATTTAACTCAACTTCCTCCGCAAACCGTCGCAGCAAACGGTACAGTGTCGGTGCCTTTTGTTGGAAATATTACTGTAGCAGGTAAAACGCCACAAGTAATTCAAGCACAGATTGTTGCAAGTCTTGCGAGAAAAGCAAACCAGCCGCAAGTGTTGGTACGGATTGTGAATAATACGTCATCCGATGTGACAGTTATCCGGCAAGGTAGTGCAATTCATATGCCATTGACTTCCGCAGGAGAGCGAGTACTTGATGCTGTTTCGGCTGTGGGTGGTTCACCGGCGGATGTGCAAGATGTGACTATTCAGTTAACTCGAGGTACGCAGGTGAAAACGTTGTCTTTTGAGACGCTTATTTCCGATCCTATGCAAAATATCCTTCTACGTGCCGGTGATGTCGTTTCGTTATTAACTACACCTTACAGTTTTACCGGACTTGGCGCGGTGGGGCAAAATCAACAAGTGAGATTTTCAACCCGCGGTCTTACCCTCGCAGAAGCGATTGGCAAAATGGGCGGGTTGATTGATTCGCGCTCAGATCCTCGAGGCGTGTTCGTTTTTCGCCACATACCATTTAGTCAATTGGATTTAGCACAACAACAAGTTTGGATTTCTCGCGGTTATAGCGTAGGCATGGATATTCCTACGATTTATCGTGTTGATTTACTTGATCCTAATGCGATGTTTTTATTACAACGTTTCCCAATGCAAGATAGAGATATTGTGTATGTATCTAATGCCCCATTAGCAGAATTCCAAAAATTCTTAAGAATGATTTTCTCAATTACTTCACCGGTACTTAGTACGACGAATAGTGTGAATAATTTATAG
- the ispD_1 gene encoding 2-C-methyl-D-erythritol 4-phosphate cytidylyltransferase, whose amino-acid sequence MSKNIAILLGGGVGARMGLGYPKQFSKIAGKTALEHTISIFQNHPDIHEIIIVVEKNSYRRVEDIVSKAGFHKVNRIVFGGEERSDSTLSAIASLQHEPDETKLIIHDAVRPLLSAEIISQCISKLDLYNAVDVAIPAVDTIVRVNNQTNEIIEIPKRVEYYQGQTPQAFKLGILKKAYSIYRQGNIKGTCDCSIVLSALPDEKVGIVAGSETNIKLTRPVDLFIADKLFQSRSHFSLRNITSIDRLHNMKHHVLVVIGGSYGIGADIIALAQKFSVKTYSLSRSNGCDVQDIQAIEKSLADIYAKEQRIDYVVNTAAILNHKTLAAMSHEEIATSINVNYTGTVNTAAVAYPYLKESHGSFLSFTSSSYTRGRPFYAIYSSTKAAIVNFTQALSEEWLPDNIKINCINPERTKTPMRTKAFGIEPEGTLLDSKTVALASLLVLSSNETGNIIDVVLRDEEYIQPFLKML is encoded by the coding sequence ATGAGTAAAAATATCGCAATCCTACTAGGGGGGGGGGTAGGAGCCCGTATGGGGCTGGGTTACCCGAAGCAATTTTCAAAAATAGCTGGGAAAACCGCTTTAGAACATACCATCTCTATCTTTCAAAACCATCCCGACATACATGAAATCATTATCGTTGTAGAAAAAAACTCCTATCGCCGAGTTGAAGACATTGTATCAAAAGCCGGATTTCATAAAGTCAATCGCATTGTTTTTGGTGGGGAAGAACGTTCCGACTCTACCCTTTCCGCCATTGCCTCCTTACAACACGAACCCGATGAGACCAAGTTAATTATTCACGATGCGGTACGTCCATTATTGTCAGCTGAAATTATCTCTCAATGTATTTCGAAATTAGACCTTTACAATGCAGTTGATGTTGCCATTCCAGCAGTTGATACCATTGTTCGCGTCAACAATCAAACCAATGAGATTATCGAAATCCCTAAACGAGTCGAATATTATCAAGGACAAACACCACAAGCATTTAAACTAGGAATCTTGAAAAAAGCGTATTCAATTTATCGTCAAGGCAATATCAAGGGAACTTGCGATTGTTCCATTGTGTTGTCTGCCCTACCCGATGAAAAAGTGGGTATCGTTGCTGGCTCAGAGACCAATATCAAACTTACTCGTCCGGTAGATTTATTTATTGCGGATAAATTATTCCAAAGTCGCAGCCATTTTTCCTTGCGAAATATTACTTCTATCGACAGACTCCATAATATGAAACATCATGTCTTAGTCGTCATTGGGGGCAGTTATGGCATTGGTGCCGATATCATTGCATTAGCACAAAAATTCTCTGTAAAAACCTATAGTTTAAGTCGCTCCAACGGATGTGATGTACAAGATATTCAGGCTATTGAGAAATCTTTAGCTGACATTTACGCTAAGGAACAACGTATTGATTATGTGGTAAATACCGCCGCAATTTTAAACCATAAAACGCTCGCGGCAATGTCGCACGAAGAAATTGCAACAAGTATCAATGTCAATTATACCGGTACGGTTAATACTGCCGCGGTGGCGTATCCCTATTTAAAAGAATCTCACGGAAGTTTCTTAAGTTTTACCTCAAGTTCATATACTCGTGGCAGACCTTTCTATGCTATTTATTCTTCAACGAAAGCCGCCATTGTGAACTTTACTCAAGCGCTGTCAGAAGAATGGCTACCCGATAATATCAAAATCAACTGTATCAATCCTGAACGTACTAAAACCCCTATGCGTACTAAAGCCTTTGGCATTGAGCCGGAAGGAACCTTACTTGATTCGAAAACGGTAGCGCTGGCGTCTCTTTTAGTATTATCCAGCAATGAAACGGGGAATATTATTGATGTCGTATTGCGCGATGAAGAATATATCCAACCTTTTTTAAAAATGCTTTAA